Proteins from one Paraburkholderia sp. BL10I2N1 genomic window:
- a CDS encoding xanthine dehydrogenase family protein molybdopterin-binding subunit: MNAPDSHSLIGASVKRKEDYRFLTGNGQYTDDIVLPQQAYAVFLRSPHAHARINSIDTAAAKKSPGVAAIFTGADLATDNVGGLPCGWLIHSIDGKPMNEPPHPVIAHTKVRHVGDQVALVIADSVKAAKDALELIDVDYDVLPAAVDTAHAADPGQPAVHDEVPDNVCYNWGHGDKAATDAAFAKAAHVTTLDIINNRLIPNAIEPRAVNASWSPQDDSYTVYVANQNPHVERLLMAAFVLALPESKVRVIAPDVGGGFGSKIFLYAEDVALTWASKKIRRPIKWTAERSEAFVSDAHGRDHVTKAELAMDADGKFLAMRIHTIANMGAYLSTFASSVPTILYATLLAGQYATPAIYAEVKAVFTNTVPVDAYRGAGRPEATYVVERLVETAAREMKLDPAEIRRRNFIRTFPYATPVGLTYDTGDYETCLARALELADVKGFEARKQESQKNGKLRGLGYSCYIEACGLAPSNIAGALGARAGLFEVGEIRVHPTGSVTVFTGSHSHGQGHETTFAQVVADRLGIPLESVEVVHGDTGRIPFGMGTYGSRSIAVGGSAIMKALDKIESKAKKIAAHLLEAAAEDIEFKDGVFRVAGTDRTKAFADISLAAYVPHNYPLDKLEPGLDESAFYDPTNFTYPAGAYICEVEVDPDTGESQIQKFTAVDDFGNVINPMIVEGQVHGGLGQGIGQAMLERCVYDNESGQLLSGSYMDYAMPRASDLPDFTVETAKGTPCTHNPLGVKGCGEAGAIGSPPAVINSIIDALAPLGVTDLQMPATPHRVWSAIRAAQNPKT, encoded by the coding sequence ATGAACGCACCCGATTCGCATAGCCTCATCGGCGCCTCCGTCAAGCGTAAGGAAGACTATCGCTTCCTCACCGGCAACGGCCAGTACACCGATGACATCGTTCTGCCGCAGCAGGCTTACGCTGTGTTTCTGCGTTCGCCGCACGCCCACGCGCGCATCAACAGTATCGACACCGCCGCCGCGAAGAAATCGCCCGGCGTCGCCGCCATCTTTACCGGCGCGGACCTCGCAACGGATAACGTCGGCGGCCTGCCGTGCGGCTGGTTGATCCACAGCATCGACGGCAAGCCGATGAACGAGCCGCCGCATCCTGTGATCGCGCATACGAAGGTCCGCCATGTCGGCGACCAGGTTGCGCTCGTGATCGCGGATTCGGTAAAAGCGGCCAAAGATGCCCTCGAACTGATCGACGTCGACTACGACGTGCTGCCCGCGGCCGTCGATACGGCGCACGCCGCCGACCCCGGCCAGCCGGCTGTCCACGACGAGGTGCCCGACAACGTCTGCTACAACTGGGGCCACGGCGACAAGGCCGCCACCGACGCCGCCTTCGCCAAAGCCGCCCACGTCACCACCCTCGACATCATCAATAACCGTCTGATCCCGAACGCGATCGAGCCGCGCGCCGTCAATGCGAGCTGGTCGCCGCAGGACGACAGCTACACGGTCTACGTCGCGAACCAGAACCCGCACGTCGAGCGGCTCCTGATGGCGGCGTTCGTGCTCGCGCTGCCGGAATCGAAGGTGCGGGTCATCGCACCCGATGTCGGCGGCGGCTTCGGCTCCAAGATATTTCTCTATGCCGAGGATGTCGCACTGACGTGGGCCTCGAAAAAGATCCGTCGTCCCATCAAGTGGACTGCGGAACGTTCGGAAGCCTTCGTTTCCGACGCGCACGGCCGGGATCATGTGACGAAGGCCGAACTCGCGATGGACGCCGACGGCAAATTCCTCGCGATGCGCATCCACACGATCGCGAATATGGGCGCTTACCTGTCGACGTTCGCCTCCAGCGTTCCGACGATCCTGTACGCGACGCTGCTCGCCGGCCAGTACGCGACGCCCGCGATCTACGCCGAGGTCAAGGCGGTGTTCACGAACACGGTGCCCGTCGATGCGTATCGAGGCGCGGGCCGTCCGGAAGCGACGTACGTGGTCGAGCGCCTCGTCGAAACCGCCGCGCGCGAGATGAAGCTCGATCCGGCCGAAATCCGCCGACGCAACTTCATCCGCACTTTCCCATACGCGACGCCCGTGGGTCTCACCTACGACACCGGAGACTACGAAACCTGCCTCGCCCGCGCGCTCGAACTTGCGGACGTCAAAGGCTTCGAGGCGCGCAAACAGGAATCGCAGAAGAATGGCAAGCTGCGCGGATTGGGCTACTCGTGCTACATCGAGGCCTGCGGCCTCGCGCCATCGAACATCGCAGGTGCGCTGGGTGCGCGGGCAGGGCTCTTCGAAGTCGGCGAGATCCGCGTGCATCCGACCGGCTCGGTCACCGTTTTCACCGGCTCGCACAGTCACGGCCAGGGACATGAAACGACCTTTGCACAGGTCGTCGCGGACCGGCTCGGCATTCCGCTCGAAAGCGTCGAGGTCGTGCACGGCGACACCGGACGCATTCCGTTCGGCATGGGCACGTATGGCTCACGCTCGATTGCAGTGGGCGGTTCGGCGATCATGAAGGCGCTCGACAAGATCGAGTCGAAAGCCAAAAAGATCGCCGCGCATCTGCTCGAAGCCGCGGCCGAGGATATTGAATTCAAGGACGGCGTATTCCGCGTCGCAGGCACGGACCGCACCAAGGCGTTCGCCGACATCTCGCTTGCCGCCTACGTGCCGCATAACTATCCGCTCGACAAGCTCGAACCGGGCCTCGACGAAAGCGCGTTCTACGATCCGACCAACTTCACCTACCCGGCTGGCGCGTACATCTGCGAAGTCGAAGTCGATCCGGATACCGGTGAGAGTCAGATCCAGAAATTCACCGCCGTCGACGACTTCGGCAACGTGATCAATCCGATGATCGTCGAAGGCCAGGTGCATGGCGGCCTTGGGCAGGGCATCGGCCAGGCGATGCTCGAGCGCTGCGTGTACGACAACGAGAGCGGCCAGCTGCTCTCCGGCTCCTACATGGATTACGCGATGCCACGCGCATCCGATCTGCCGGACTTCACCGTCGAAACCGCCAAAGGCACGCCGTGCACGCACAACCCGCTCGGCGTGAAAGGCTGCGGCGAGGCGGGCGCGATCGGCTCGCCACCGGCGGTGATCAACTCGATCATCGACGCGCTCGCGCCGCTTGGCGTGACCGACCTGCAAATGCCGGCGACGCCGCATCGCGTGTGGTCCGCGATCCGCGCCGCGCAAAACCCGAAGACGTAA
- a CDS encoding (2Fe-2S)-binding protein — protein MAISISLTVNGAPVTTEVEPHILLVQFLRDQLRLTGTHIGCDTAQCGACTVHLNGRAIKSCNMLAVQADGADVTTIEGLAVNGELHPMQAAFRNCHGLQCGFCTPGMVMSATALVQTHPDATEADVRQHLDGNLCRCTGYHNIVKAVLEGAAGMKSGANATAKAIA, from the coding sequence ATGGCGATCAGCATCAGTCTGACGGTGAACGGCGCGCCCGTGACCACCGAAGTCGAGCCTCACATCCTGCTTGTCCAGTTTCTCCGCGATCAGCTACGCCTCACCGGCACCCACATCGGCTGCGACACCGCCCAATGCGGTGCCTGCACCGTCCACCTGAACGGCCGCGCGATCAAGTCGTGCAACATGCTCGCCGTGCAGGCCGACGGCGCCGATGTCACCACGATCGAAGGCCTCGCCGTCAACGGCGAACTCCATCCGATGCAGGCCGCGTTCCGTAACTGCCACGGTCTTCAGTGCGGCTTCTGCACGCCAGGTATGGTGATGAGCGCAACCGCGCTGGTCCAGACTCACCCCGATGCCACCGAGGCCGACGTGCGTCAGCATCTCGACGGCAACCTCTGCCGCTGCACGGGCTATCACAACATAGTGAAGGCTGTGCTCGAAGGCGCCGCCGGCATGAAGTCAGGCGCAAACGCGACCGCCAAAGCCATCGCCTGA
- a CDS encoding IS4 family transposase: MFDPALADRVRRSPRAFTRNRILTLPRMAALMMSGMCASVQAELDALFGALDERGGRTRAVSAQAFSKARRGLSAELFELARAHLISLAQPHIDSMRWNGLRLVAADGSRLRVGTRRGHELRADHFAFALFLPGPELTLYAALHPADGAERQMLFEALDVLQPHTDLLLLDRGYIGNTMVATLAQREIPFCMRVDARNWKCVADFTRSDKAERIVTLDAPGEQDARDYELARTPSTVRLIRDVTPSGRVRVLMTSLLDGQRYPAACFGALYHQRWRVEEAFKRLKHRLRLEAVTGLDYLALQQDLGAKILADNLCTLLSDLDASHDDECASRPNRVYALGALKPILGACLLRVRHCLDGLATVLALIHQNRCRIQHARSYPRPPRKAKPHFHLAYKLA, encoded by the coding sequence CTGTTCGACCCGGCGCTCGCCGATCGCGTGCGTCGTTCTCCCCGCGCCTTTACCCGCAATCGCATACTGACCTTGCCGCGCATGGCCGCGCTGATGATGTCGGGCATGTGTGCCAGCGTGCAGGCCGAACTCGACGCGCTGTTTGGCGCACTGGACGAGCGCGGCGGCCGTACCCGCGCGGTCAGCGCACAGGCTTTCAGCAAGGCGCGTCGGGGACTGTCGGCCGAGCTGTTCGAACTGGCCCGCGCTCACCTGATTTCGCTGGCCCAACCCCATATCGATTCGATGCGCTGGAACGGCCTGAGGCTGGTCGCCGCCGACGGTAGCCGCCTGCGTGTAGGCACGCGTCGCGGCCATGAACTGCGCGCCGATCACTTCGCGTTTGCGCTGTTCCTGCCCGGCCCCGAGCTGACGCTGTACGCCGCGCTCCATCCCGCCGACGGCGCCGAGCGGCAGATGCTGTTCGAAGCGCTGGACGTGCTGCAGCCGCATACCGATCTGCTGCTGCTCGATCGCGGCTATATCGGCAACACGATGGTGGCCACGCTGGCGCAGCGCGAGATCCCGTTCTGCATGCGCGTCGATGCACGCAACTGGAAGTGCGTTGCCGACTTTACCCGCAGCGATAAAGCCGAGCGCATCGTGACGCTGGATGCGCCCGGCGAGCAGGATGCCCGCGACTATGAACTGGCGCGTACGCCGAGCACCGTGCGCCTGATACGGGACGTCACGCCCAGCGGTCGCGTGCGTGTGCTGATGACCTCGCTGCTCGACGGCCAGCGATATCCGGCTGCGTGTTTCGGGGCGCTCTATCATCAGCGCTGGCGCGTCGAGGAAGCGTTCAAACGCCTCAAGCACCGGCTGCGACTGGAGGCCGTGACAGGGCTCGATTACCTGGCATTGCAGCAGGACCTCGGCGCAAAAATCCTCGCTGACAACCTGTGCACACTGCTCAGCGACCTTGATGCCTCGCACGACGATGAATGTGCCAGCCGTCCTAACCGGGTGTACGCACTGGGCGCACTCAAGCCCATCCTCGGCGCGTGCCTTCTGCGCGTCCGCCACTGTCTGGATGGCCTCGCCACGGTACTTGCGCTCATCCACCAGAACCGATGCCGCATCCAGCACGCACGCTCCTATCCTCGACCGCCCAGAAAAGCCAAGCCCCATTTCCATCTCGCGTACAAGCTCGCTTGA
- a CDS encoding amino acid permease — MSLFRKKNVEHMLAGAQSAGLKKALGALDLTFLGVGAIIGTGIFVLTGTGAVEAGPALMVSFLIAAVACGFAALAYAEFASTIPVAGSIYTYSYATLGELAAWIIGWDLMLEYGLATSAVSVGWSGYLQSLLDGFGLSLPVALTAAPGALPGHETLFNLPAFLVMMAVTTLLSIGVRESTRVNNIMVAIKVVVVSLVIAVGVFHVTPANWHPFMPNGWHGVFGAAAVMFFAFIGFDSVSSAAEEVKNPKRDLPIGIIASLGVCAVLYVAVAAVVTGIVPSAQFANISHPVSYALQVAGQKWVAGFIDLGAVLGMLTVILVMGYGQTRVIFAMSRDGLLPAALSRVHPRFATPFLTTWIVGIFFGLIGALVPLNVLAEVINIGTLAAFSMVSIAVLILRRTHPDLPRAFRCPGVPVVPVLAVASCLFLMANLQLITWVAFLIWLLIGMVVYFGYSRRHSRLAHEGR; from the coding sequence ATGTCCCTCTTTCGTAAGAAAAACGTCGAACACATGCTCGCCGGCGCGCAAAGCGCTGGACTCAAGAAGGCGCTAGGCGCGCTCGATCTGACTTTCCTCGGTGTCGGCGCCATCATCGGCACCGGCATATTCGTGCTGACCGGCACCGGCGCAGTAGAAGCCGGCCCGGCGCTGATGGTTTCCTTCCTGATTGCGGCTGTTGCCTGCGGCTTTGCCGCGCTGGCTTATGCCGAGTTCGCCTCGACGATCCCGGTCGCCGGCTCGATCTACACCTATTCGTATGCGACGCTCGGCGAACTGGCCGCGTGGATCATCGGCTGGGACCTGATGCTGGAGTACGGGCTCGCGACGTCGGCGGTGTCGGTGGGCTGGTCGGGCTACCTGCAATCGTTGCTGGACGGGTTCGGGCTGTCGCTGCCAGTCGCGCTGACGGCGGCCCCGGGCGCGCTGCCGGGACACGAAACGCTCTTCAACCTGCCTGCGTTTCTCGTGATGATGGCCGTTACGACACTGCTGTCGATTGGCGTGCGCGAATCGACGCGTGTGAACAACATCATGGTTGCCATCAAGGTGGTGGTCGTGTCGCTGGTGATCGCGGTCGGGGTATTCCACGTCACGCCGGCGAACTGGCATCCGTTTATGCCGAACGGCTGGCATGGCGTATTCGGCGCGGCGGCGGTGATGTTCTTTGCGTTTATCGGTTTCGACTCGGTGTCATCGGCGGCAGAGGAAGTGAAGAATCCGAAACGCGATCTGCCGATCGGCATCATCGCTTCGCTGGGTGTCTGCGCCGTGCTGTATGTGGCGGTCGCCGCGGTGGTGACGGGCATCGTGCCGTCGGCGCAGTTCGCCAATATTTCGCACCCCGTGTCGTATGCGCTGCAGGTTGCAGGACAGAAGTGGGTTGCCGGATTCATCGATCTCGGCGCCGTGCTGGGCATGCTGACCGTGATTCTCGTGATGGGCTATGGGCAGACGCGGGTCATTTTCGCGATGTCGCGGGATGGGTTGCTGCCTGCGGCGCTGTCGCGCGTGCATCCGCGGTTTGCTACGCCGTTCCTGACGACCTGGATCGTCGGGATCTTTTTCGGGTTGATCGGCGCCCTAGTGCCACTGAATGTGCTCGCTGAAGTGATCAATATCGGTACGCTAGCGGCTTTCTCGATGGTTTCCATTGCTGTGCTGATCTTGCGGCGGACGCATCCGGATTTGCCACGGGCGTTTCGCTGTCCCGGTGTGCCGGTTGTGCCTGTGCTTGCTGTCGCTTCCTGTCTTTTTCTTATGGCTAACCTCCAGCTCATTACCTGGGTCGCGTTCCTGATCTGGTTGCTGATCGGGATGGTTGTCTATTTTGGTTATTCAAGGCGGCATTCCAGGCTCGCACATGAAGGACGGTGA
- the rqpR gene encoding response regulator transcription factor RqpR (The RqpSR system (Regulating Quorum sensing and Pathogenicity Sensor kinase and Response regulator) co-occurs with and modulates the expression of cis-2-dodecenoic acid quorum-sensing systems.), translating into MSLRILIAEDHVVVRQGVRQLLIDRKVAHEVAEAESGGEALTSVAKHAYDVVLLDISLPDMNGVEVLKRIKRKVPRLPVLMFSMYREDQYAVRALKAGASGYLSKTVDAAQMIAAIQQVAAGRKYVSPAMAEALADYVSFDGEQLPHEKLSDREYQTLCMLASGKRLTDIANTLSLSVKTVSVYRTRLLEKMKLSNNAELTFYVMSNRLVDLNPTMAG; encoded by the coding sequence ATGAGCCTGCGCATCCTGATCGCTGAAGACCATGTCGTGGTCCGCCAGGGCGTCCGCCAGTTGCTGATCGATCGCAAAGTTGCGCATGAAGTCGCCGAGGCAGAAAGCGGCGGCGAGGCGCTCACGAGCGTCGCGAAACATGCGTACGACGTGGTCCTGCTCGACATCTCGCTGCCGGACATGAACGGCGTCGAGGTGCTCAAGCGTATCAAACGCAAGGTGCCGCGCCTGCCGGTGCTGATGTTCTCGATGTACCGCGAGGATCAGTACGCGGTCCGGGCGTTGAAGGCGGGCGCATCGGGTTATCTGTCGAAGACGGTCGATGCCGCGCAGATGATCGCCGCGATCCAGCAGGTCGCGGCGGGCCGCAAGTACGTGAGCCCGGCGATGGCCGAGGCGCTTGCCGATTACGTCTCGTTCGACGGCGAACAGCTGCCGCATGAGAAACTCTCCGACCGCGAGTACCAGACGCTGTGCATGCTCGCATCGGGCAAGCGCCTGACTGACATCGCGAATACGCTGTCGCTGTCGGTGAAGACGGTCAGCGTGTACCGGACGCGCCTGCTCGAAAAGATGAAGCTAAGCAATAATGCCGAGCTGACGTTCTATGTGATGAGCAATCGGCTCGTCGACCTTAATCCGACGATGGCCGGTTAA
- a CDS encoding histidine kinase, translated as MDTSIVIPINANTPLPVARDALGMAAPDLHSDVSSPAVSLAAPLHRPNDDAPPAAGRELARLRARVRELAGELAHAQEAARRHLARELHDGVGAELTATRFALASVDTWLPADAPAQCAAALDVANRSLDAVCDAIRRAVAELHGPQLDAGIVGALSQWVEDFAGRTGLRTSLICAADVRLTCLSADAALAVFRVAQEALNNVAKHAQASGANVRLETSRRYLTLVISDDGSGLPSRRRQRPGHRGCFGITGMRARCETFDGKLCVSGGGTGRSGRKHARGTTVSARFAWDAMLTAVPSAARRVQSS; from the coding sequence ATGGATACGTCGATTGTCATACCGATTAACGCGAATACGCCCCTTCCCGTCGCGCGGGACGCCCTCGGCATGGCCGCGCCCGACCTTCATTCTGACGTTTCCTCCCCCGCTGTTTCCCTCGCCGCTCCCCTGCATCGGCCAAACGACGACGCGCCGCCAGCGGCCGGGCGCGAACTTGCGCGCCTGCGCGCCCGTGTGCGCGAACTCGCCGGCGAGCTGGCCCACGCGCAGGAGGCGGCGCGCCGCCATCTGGCGCGCGAACTGCATGACGGCGTCGGCGCGGAGCTGACCGCCACGCGCTTTGCGCTGGCGAGCGTCGACACCTGGCTGCCCGCCGATGCCCCCGCCCAATGCGCAGCCGCGCTCGACGTGGCAAACCGTTCGCTCGATGCGGTGTGCGACGCGATCCGGCGCGCCGTCGCGGAACTGCACGGTCCGCAGCTGGATGCGGGCATCGTCGGTGCGTTGTCGCAATGGGTCGAGGACTTCGCCGGGCGCACCGGGCTACGAACCAGTCTCATCTGCGCCGCTGATGTGCGGCTGACCTGTTTATCGGCCGATGCCGCACTGGCCGTCTTCCGCGTCGCACAGGAGGCGCTGAACAACGTTGCGAAACATGCGCAGGCTTCGGGCGCGAATGTGCGCCTCGAAACCAGCCGCCGGTATCTGACACTCGTGATCAGCGACGACGGCTCCGGCCTGCCGTCCCGTAGACGGCAACGCCCTGGTCACCGTGGCTGCTTCGGGATTACCGGCATGCGCGCCCGCTGCGAAACATTCGACGGCAAGCTATGCGTCTCGGGCGGTGGAACCGGACGCAGCGGCAGGAAACACGCTCGGGGCACCACAGTGAGCGCCCGCTTTGCGTGGGACGCGATGCTGACGGCGGTGCCGTCGGCCGCGCGCCGCGTCCAGTCATCGTGA
- a CDS encoding ferredoxin--NADP reductase, whose product MSNLNPQTVLSVHHWTDTLFSFTCTRDASFRFENGQFTMVGLEVEGKPLIRAYSMASANYEENLEFLSIKVQDGPLTSRLQHLKVGDQVLIGKKPTGTLMADNLLPGKTLWLLSTGTGLAPFMSIIKDPDVYDRYEKVVLTHTCRFVDELAYKEYITDHLPAHEHLGELIQEKLVYYPTVTREVFQNRGRITELIETKKLFEDLDLPHFSLENDRVMLCGSPHMLRDTRELLDGLGFQEGSNNKPGHYVIEKAFVG is encoded by the coding sequence ATGAGCAACCTGAATCCACAAACCGTCCTGAGCGTCCATCACTGGACCGATACGCTTTTCAGCTTCACCTGCACGCGCGATGCGTCCTTCCGCTTCGAAAACGGCCAGTTCACGATGGTGGGCCTCGAAGTCGAAGGCAAGCCGCTGATCCGTGCGTACAGCATGGCAAGCGCGAACTACGAAGAAAACCTCGAATTTCTGAGCATCAAGGTGCAGGACGGCCCGCTGACGTCGCGGCTGCAGCATCTGAAGGTCGGCGACCAGGTCCTGATCGGCAAGAAGCCGACCGGCACGCTGATGGCCGACAACCTGCTGCCCGGCAAGACGCTGTGGCTGCTGTCGACCGGCACGGGCCTCGCGCCGTTCATGTCGATCATCAAGGACCCGGACGTCTACGACCGCTACGAGAAAGTGGTGCTCACGCACACCTGCCGTTTCGTCGACGAACTCGCGTACAAGGAATACATCACCGACCACCTGCCGGCGCACGAGCATCTGGGCGAACTGATCCAGGAAAAGCTGGTGTACTACCCGACGGTGACGCGTGAGGTATTCCAGAACCGCGGCCGTATCACCGAACTGATCGAAACGAAGAAATTGTTCGAAGACCTCGATCTGCCGCATTTCTCGCTCGAAAACGACCGCGTGATGCTCTGCGGCAGCCCGCACATGCTGCGCGACACGCGCGAACTGCTGGACGGGCTGGGTTTCCAGGAAGGCAGCAACAACAAGCCTGGCCACTACGTCATCGAGAAGGCGTTCGTGGGCTAG
- a CDS encoding LysE family transporter, translated as MSYHYLPILLQIAVVYLVAAMSPGPNFFMITQLSLAGRRRLGAASALGVGTASTIWAALAMLGLATVLQKIDWLYNGIRIGGAVYLIYFGFKLLRASAKRGETPVIADTPPPAADSAAHFRAWRTGLVTCLTNPKSCVFWTSVFATTFPQHAPLWFYGVVLAMISTLSAGWYGSVALMFATERTQRGYRRLRRPIDGLCGAVLVGLGAKLAAES; from the coding sequence ATGTCCTATCACTATCTCCCGATCCTGCTGCAGATCGCCGTCGTCTACCTGGTCGCGGCGATGAGTCCGGGGCCGAACTTCTTCATGATCACCCAGCTGTCGCTCGCTGGCCGGCGGCGGCTGGGCGCGGCGTCGGCGCTCGGCGTCGGCACCGCATCGACGATCTGGGCGGCCCTCGCGATGCTCGGTCTTGCCACCGTTCTGCAAAAGATTGACTGGCTGTATAACGGCATCCGCATCGGAGGCGCCGTGTACCTGATCTATTTTGGCTTCAAGCTGCTGCGAGCCAGCGCGAAGCGCGGCGAAACACCGGTCATCGCGGACACGCCGCCGCCTGCGGCCGATTCGGCCGCCCACTTCCGCGCGTGGCGCACAGGCCTCGTCACCTGCCTCACGAATCCGAAATCGTGCGTGTTCTGGACCAGCGTCTTCGCGACAACGTTTCCGCAGCACGCGCCGCTATGGTTCTACGGCGTGGTGCTGGCGATGATCTCGACGCTCTCGGCGGGCTGGTACGGCAGCGTCGCGCTGATGTTCGCCACCGAGCGCACGCAGCGCGGCTATCGCCGCCTGCGTCGGCCGATCGACGGGCTGTGCGGCGCGGTGCTCGTCGGCCTGGGGGCGAAGCTGGCGGCGGAAAGCTGA
- a CDS encoding ABC transporter permease: MKKNLPILLALVALLVLGLVRYEHFASSYNITSFWRYNSMFALISVGMAFVIITGGIDLSVGTVAALSSVVAALASPYGGWIAVLAGAAAGLAVGVLNGLVITRLKILPFITTLATSLGAHGVALLLGRNDAVSISAESNFGNFGQGDLFGLPIPGLVALAAAVIGWLALRSTRFGRHSLAIGGSEEAARLMGLNVDRTLVAAYAASGLLAGLAGVILAAQFGAGQPNEGVGWELFAISAVVLGGTLLTGGEGSIAMTIAGVLLLGLVFNLLNFENGLGFISLSAYWQSVIRGVFLLLVIVLQARVLKQRGGKRSAAAS; the protein is encoded by the coding sequence ATGAAAAAGAACCTTCCGATCCTGCTCGCACTCGTTGCCCTCCTTGTGCTTGGGCTCGTGCGCTACGAGCATTTCGCGTCCTCGTACAACATCACTTCGTTCTGGCGCTACAACTCGATGTTCGCGCTGATTTCCGTCGGCATGGCGTTCGTCATCATCACGGGCGGTATCGATCTGTCGGTAGGCACGGTGGCCGCGCTTTCCAGCGTCGTCGCGGCGCTGGCGAGCCCATATGGCGGCTGGATCGCGGTGCTCGCCGGCGCAGCAGCCGGGCTTGCCGTGGGCGTGCTGAACGGACTCGTGATCACGAGGCTCAAGATCCTGCCGTTCATCACGACGCTCGCGACGAGTCTGGGTGCACACGGAGTCGCGCTCCTGCTCGGGCGCAATGACGCGGTGTCGATTTCGGCGGAGTCGAATTTCGGCAACTTCGGCCAGGGCGATCTGTTCGGGTTGCCCATTCCGGGGCTCGTCGCGCTCGCCGCTGCGGTGATCGGCTGGCTCGCGCTGCGTAGCACGCGCTTCGGACGGCATTCGCTCGCGATCGGCGGCAGCGAGGAGGCCGCACGCCTGATGGGTTTGAACGTCGACCGCACGCTTGTCGCGGCGTACGCGGCGAGCGGGCTGCTGGCCGGACTCGCCGGGGTGATACTGGCCGCCCAGTTCGGCGCGGGACAGCCTAACGAGGGCGTCGGCTGGGAGCTGTTCGCGATCTCGGCCGTGGTGCTCGGCGGTACGCTGCTCACGGGCGGCGAAGGGTCGATCGCGATGACCATCGCAGGCGTGCTGCTGCTCGGACTGGTGTTCAACCTGCTCAACTTCGAGAACGGGCTGGGGTTTATCAGCCTGTCGGCGTATTGGCAGTCGGTGATTCGCGGCGTGTTTCTGCTGCTCGTGATCGTGCTGCAGGCGCGCGTGCTGAAGCAGCGCGGCGGCAAGCGGAGTGCGGCGGCGAGTTGA
- a CDS encoding ABC transporter permease produces MAHESLRNDAAPLPAPATAALSASDGKTRARRRIPIQREIIVLLAMLVFNLIFTPHFWSLQTFNVNLTQVVTIVIVGIGMTLVVATGGIDLSVGASMAISGALAPMLFMNIAGPTGVALAFVLPVLAAAVCGVFNGLLVTRLSVQPIVATLVLFIAGRGIAQVVTDGSLQAFDNPAFQWIALGKVGGVPFQVLLMFALVSLFVWIVRKTLFGQYLLVTGGNEKAAYLCGVPTARVKLIAYTVCAALAGLAGLISISVNSSSDANVVGLGIELDAIAAVAVGGTALTGGKAYIGGTLIGALIIQLLRYTLLAHGIPDAAALVVKAGIIIAAVYVQRRSR; encoded by the coding sequence ATGGCTCATGAGTCGCTGCGCAATGACGCCGCACCGCTGCCCGCACCCGCCACGGCCGCGTTGTCCGCATCCGACGGCAAGACGCGCGCGCGTCGACGCATCCCGATCCAGCGCGAGATCATCGTGCTGCTCGCGATGCTCGTCTTCAATCTGATTTTCACGCCGCACTTCTGGTCGCTGCAGACCTTCAACGTCAACCTGACTCAGGTGGTGACGATCGTGATCGTCGGCATCGGCATGACACTGGTGGTCGCGACGGGCGGGATCGATCTGTCGGTGGGCGCGTCGATGGCGATTTCGGGCGCACTCGCGCCGATGCTGTTCATGAACATCGCGGGGCCGACGGGCGTGGCGCTAGCCTTTGTGCTGCCGGTACTGGCCGCAGCGGTTTGCGGTGTGTTCAACGGCCTGCTGGTCACGCGATTATCGGTGCAGCCGATTGTCGCGACGCTGGTGCTGTTCATCGCGGGACGCGGAATCGCGCAGGTGGTCACCGACGGCAGCCTGCAGGCGTTCGACAACCCGGCCTTCCAGTGGATTGCGCTCGGCAAGGTCGGCGGCGTGCCGTTTCAGGTGCTGCTGATGTTCGCGCTGGTGAGTCTTTTCGTCTGGATCGTGCGCAAGACGCTGTTCGGCCAATATCTGCTCGTCACCGGCGGCAACGAGAAGGCCGCGTACCTGTGCGGCGTGCCGACCGCGCGCGTGAAGCTGATCGCCTACACGGTGTGCGCGGCGCTGGCGGGCCTCGCCGGCCTGATCTCGATTTCGGTGAATTCGTCGTCGGACGCGAACGTAGTCGGGCTCGGCATCGAACTCGATGCGATTGCCGCGGTGGCCGTCGGCGGCACGGCGCTGACGGGCGGCAAGGCATACATCGGTGGCACGCTGATCGGTGCCCTGATCATCCAGTTGCTGCGTTATACCCTGCTCGCGCACGGCATTCCCGATGCGGCCGCGCTCGTCGTGAAGGCGGGCATCATCATTGCCGCCGTGTATGTGCAGCGGCGCTCGCGCTGA